A stretch of Longimicrobium terrae DNA encodes these proteins:
- a CDS encoding histidine kinase dimerization/phospho-acceptor domain-containing protein: MSDIRTQTSGLVVADPLAVRANKLELLERLADALAHEIKNPLHSMVINLEVLKRRLSRLEGGDEVQRYAGVLGEELDRVSRRIDLLLRLSRPDRGSEETTLTELVEEVMELVQLEARHREARVEYHTSGTMSRVTVGRQPARQIILNLVLDALDALPAGQTLHVSVRGETGQSVLLIQGAPPETAGERTSVAAALAESVGGRVEVEAGERTFTLPGGRI; this comes from the coding sequence GTGAGCGACATCCGCACCCAAACGTCCGGCCTCGTCGTGGCCGATCCCCTCGCCGTCCGGGCCAACAAGCTCGAACTGCTGGAGCGGCTCGCCGACGCCCTCGCGCACGAGATCAAGAACCCGCTGCACTCCATGGTCATCAACCTGGAAGTGCTCAAGCGGCGGCTTTCCCGCCTGGAAGGCGGCGACGAGGTGCAGCGCTACGCGGGCGTCCTGGGAGAGGAACTGGACCGCGTAAGCCGCCGCATCGACCTGCTGCTGCGCCTGTCGCGCCCCGACCGCGGAAGCGAAGAAACCACGCTCACCGAGCTGGTGGAAGAGGTGATGGAGCTGGTGCAGCTGGAAGCACGGCACCGCGAGGCGCGGGTGGAGTATCATACGAGCGGCACCATGAGCAGAGTGACGGTGGGGCGCCAGCCGGCGCGCCAGATCATTCTGAACCTGGTGCTCGATGCGCTGGATGCGCTTCCCGCCGGCCAGACCCTGCACGTCAGCGTGCGCGGTGAAACGGGCCAGTCGGTGCTGCTCATTCAGGGAGCTCCCCCGGAAACCGCGGGCGAGCGCACCTCCGTGGCCGCCGCGCTCGCCGAATCGGTGGGCGGGCGCGTGGAGGTGGAGGCCGGCGAACGGACCTTCACCCTTCCCGGCGGACGCATCTGA
- a CDS encoding sigma-54-dependent transcriptional regulator, with amino-acid sequence MPEKILVADDERHIAEGLQMLLADEGYEVDTATEGNTAWKLVQANAYGVVLADLRMPQVDGLELFSRMRKAGIASEMIIITGEGSVESAKEAMREGAYDYLEKPLKIDRLRELIPKALEKFQVKQANKQLEERLANLTRFVDMIGQSDEMRAIYSTIEAAAPTSASILIVGESGTGKELVARAIHEKSNRAKGPFVAINCAAFPREILENELFGHEKGAFTGAINEKQGCFELADGGTLFLDEVAEMEPDIQVKFLRALEQRSFRRLGGKKEISVDIRVVSATNKQINKAIEDGKLREDLYHRLAVIPLTLPPLRERRGDVRLLAESFLRRFAEENSKKTLKSFAPETLEFINAYRWPGNVRELKNAVERAAIFARGEQVTLGDLRAHELISSEDREVRVPVGTSLQQAERTLVLKTFSFTEGDHTKTATLLGIDEDELRNRLNQAVAAEAVPA; translated from the coding sequence ATGCCTGAAAAGATCCTCGTCGCTGACGACGAGCGCCACATCGCCGAGGGGCTGCAGATGCTCCTGGCCGACGAAGGCTACGAGGTAGATACCGCCACCGAAGGAAACACCGCGTGGAAGCTGGTGCAGGCCAACGCCTACGGCGTGGTTCTGGCCGATCTGCGCATGCCCCAGGTTGATGGTCTGGAGCTGTTTTCGCGCATGCGCAAGGCCGGCATCGCCTCGGAGATGATCATCATCACCGGCGAAGGCTCGGTCGAGTCGGCCAAGGAAGCCATGCGCGAGGGCGCGTACGACTACCTGGAAAAGCCGCTCAAGATCGACCGCCTGCGGGAGCTGATTCCCAAGGCGCTGGAGAAGTTCCAGGTCAAGCAGGCCAACAAGCAGCTCGAAGAGCGGCTGGCCAACCTGACGCGCTTCGTGGACATGATCGGCCAGTCCGACGAAATGCGGGCCATCTATTCCACCATCGAGGCGGCGGCGCCCACCAGCGCCAGCATCCTCATCGTGGGCGAGAGCGGCACCGGCAAGGAACTGGTCGCGCGCGCCATCCACGAAAAGAGCAACCGCGCCAAGGGCCCGTTCGTGGCCATCAACTGCGCCGCGTTCCCCCGGGAAATCCTGGAGAACGAGCTGTTCGGCCACGAAAAGGGCGCTTTCACCGGCGCCATCAACGAAAAGCAGGGCTGCTTCGAGCTGGCGGACGGCGGCACGCTGTTCCTGGACGAAGTCGCGGAGATGGAGCCCGACATCCAGGTGAAGTTTCTGCGTGCACTGGAGCAGCGGTCGTTCCGGCGCTTGGGCGGCAAGAAGGAAATCAGCGTGGACATCCGCGTGGTTTCCGCCACCAACAAGCAGATCAACAAGGCGATCGAGGACGGGAAGCTGCGCGAGGACCTGTATCACCGCCTGGCGGTGATTCCCCTCACGCTGCCGCCCCTGCGCGAGCGCCGCGGCGACGTGCGGCTGCTGGCGGAAAGCTTTCTGCGCCGGTTCGCGGAAGAAAACAGCAAGAAGACGCTGAAGTCGTTTGCGCCGGAGACGCTGGAGTTCATCAACGCGTACCGCTGGCCGGGCAACGTGCGCGAGCTCAAGAACGCGGTGGAGCGCGCGGCCATCTTTGCCCGCGGCGAGCAGGTGACGCTGGGCGACCTGCGCGCGCACGAGCTGATTTCGTCGGAAGACCGCGAGGTGCGGGTTCCGGTGGGCACGTCGCTGCAGCAGGCGGAGCGCACGCTGGTGCTCAAGACGTTCTCGTTCACCGAGGGCGACCACACCAAGACGGCCACGCTGCTGGGCATAGACGAGGACGAGCTTCGCAACCGCCTGAACCAGGCCGTTGCCGCGGAAGCCGTTCCCGCCTGA
- a CDS encoding DUF433 domain-containing protein, translated as MNRHEIITKDPRLLSGTPVFAGTRVPVESLISHLIAGDTLEDFLDGFPGVRREQAEAFLELALDAALTDARAA; from the coding sequence ATGAATCGACACGAGATCATCACCAAGGATCCACGGCTCCTGAGCGGCACGCCCGTGTTCGCGGGAACCCGAGTCCCCGTGGAAAGCCTGATTTCTCACCTGATCGCCGGCGATACCCTCGAGGATTTCCTCGATGGCTTTCCCGGCGTTCGTCGGGAGCAGGCGGAAGCGTTCCTTGAACTTGCCCTCGATGCGGCGCTGACCGATGCGCGTGCTGCTTGA
- a CDS encoding helicase HerA-like domain-containing protein, whose product MNPEVLAASRAAFSQTGAITLGAPVHEGQCAPEPVVTLPLSLMNRHGLIAGATGTGKTKTLQLIAEQLSAAGVPVFLSDVKGDLSGIGAAGEASERVKARAAETGYVWNPSAMPVEYLSLSGALGAQMRATLSSFGPLLLARVLGLNATQTSVLTLVFKYCDDKGLLLLDLSDLRAALQYLSDDGADELKAYGGMSKQTVGVLLRELVELEQQDADLLFGEPEFDVDDLLRTAPDGRGIVSVLELQDVQDRPALFSTFLLWMLATLYHTLPEVGDADKPKLVFFFDEAHLLFDNAPPALLEQVQQVVRLIRSKGVGVFFITQNPRDVPAEVLGQLGHRVQHALRAFTPDDEKALRSAARTYPRTPFYDVQETLTSLGIGEALVTTLSPTGVPTPPFATRMVPPTSRMGPLTAEELRAQLAASAQVRRYAQAVDRESARELLEARMADAEDEAEKAPSRSASRSTRDDAPKRKPKEERSALEQILRSPTAKSFASTLARGLLGALMGGRRRR is encoded by the coding sequence ATGAATCCCGAAGTCCTCGCCGCCTCGCGCGCGGCCTTTTCGCAGACCGGCGCCATCACCCTCGGCGCGCCGGTGCACGAAGGCCAGTGCGCGCCCGAGCCCGTCGTCACGCTGCCGCTCTCGCTCATGAACCGCCACGGGCTGATCGCCGGGGCCACGGGCACGGGCAAGACCAAGACGCTGCAGCTGATCGCCGAACAGCTTTCCGCGGCCGGCGTCCCCGTCTTTCTCTCCGACGTCAAGGGCGACCTCAGCGGCATCGGCGCGGCGGGCGAGGCGAGCGAACGGGTCAAGGCACGCGCGGCGGAGACGGGATACGTGTGGAATCCGTCCGCCATGCCCGTGGAGTACCTGAGCCTGAGCGGCGCGCTCGGCGCGCAGATGCGAGCGACGCTCTCCTCCTTCGGCCCGCTGCTGCTGGCGCGCGTGCTGGGGCTGAACGCCACGCAGACCAGCGTGCTGACGCTCGTCTTCAAGTATTGCGACGACAAGGGCCTGCTCCTTCTGGACCTTTCCGACCTGCGCGCGGCACTGCAGTACCTGTCGGACGACGGCGCGGACGAGCTCAAGGCGTACGGCGGAATGAGCAAGCAGACCGTCGGCGTGCTGCTGCGCGAACTGGTGGAGTTGGAGCAGCAGGACGCGGATCTGCTCTTCGGCGAGCCGGAGTTCGACGTGGATGACCTGCTGCGCACGGCGCCGGACGGCCGCGGTATCGTCAGCGTCCTGGAGCTGCAGGACGTGCAGGACCGGCCCGCGCTGTTCAGCACCTTTCTGCTGTGGATGCTGGCGACGCTGTATCACACGCTCCCCGAAGTGGGCGACGCCGACAAGCCCAAGCTCGTGTTCTTTTTTGATGAAGCGCACCTGCTGTTCGACAACGCGCCGCCCGCGCTGCTGGAGCAGGTGCAGCAGGTCGTCCGCCTGATCCGCTCCAAGGGCGTGGGCGTCTTCTTCATCACCCAGAACCCGCGCGACGTGCCGGCGGAAGTGCTGGGCCAGCTGGGGCACCGCGTGCAGCACGCCCTGCGCGCGTTCACGCCGGACGATGAGAAAGCGCTGCGCTCCGCCGCGAGAACGTATCCCAGGACGCCGTTCTACGACGTGCAGGAGACGCTCACGTCGCTCGGCATCGGCGAGGCGCTGGTCACCACGCTGTCGCCAACCGGTGTGCCCACGCCTCCGTTCGCGACGCGGATGGTTCCCCCCACGTCGCGCATGGGCCCGCTGACCGCGGAGGAGTTGCGCGCGCAACTGGCGGCTTCGGCGCAGGTGCGGCGGTACGCGCAGGCGGTGGACCGCGAGAGCGCGCGCGAACTGCTTGAGGCGCGCATGGCGGACGCGGAGGACGAGGCGGAAAAGGCGCCGTCCCGCTCCGCTTCCCGCTCGACCCGAGATGATGCGCCGAAGCGGAAGCCGAAGGAGGAGCGGAGCGCGCTGGAGCAGATCCTCCGCTCGCCGACCGCCAAGTCGTTCGCCAGCACGCTCGCGCGCGGGCTGCTGGGCGCCCTCATGGGAGGACGGCGCCGCCGCTGA
- a CDS encoding response regulator: protein MPAQRILVIEDETGAREALKSLLDEEGYTVCTAEDGRRGLERLTDFRPDTVVCDFYLPDIDGLQVVRAIRSAGERGITVIVITAGCGGEEAESTLRREADYFFQKPLDLRRFRDVLEAGASPTEALSLH, encoded by the coding sequence ATGCCGGCACAACGCATACTCGTCATCGAGGACGAGACGGGCGCCCGCGAGGCGCTCAAGAGCCTCCTGGACGAGGAAGGCTACACGGTGTGCACGGCGGAAGACGGCCGGCGCGGCCTTGAACGGCTCACCGACTTTCGCCCCGACACGGTGGTGTGCGACTTCTACCTCCCCGACATCGACGGACTGCAGGTGGTGCGCGCCATCCGCTCCGCTGGCGAGCGCGGCATCACTGTCATCGTCATCACGGCGGGGTGCGGCGGCGAAGAGGCGGAAAGCACGCTTCGGCGCGAGGCCGACTACTTTTTTCAGAAGCCGCTGGACCTGCGCCGCTTTCGCGACGTACTGGAGGCCGGTGCCTCCCCCACGGAGGCGCTCAGCCTCCACTGA
- a CDS encoding YtxH domain-containing protein, producing the protein MRNEPTLPQIVIEERGGGAGTFVLGMIVGAGIALVLAPRSGRETQRALRGVAGGLRETAAGGVDEARASVSGWVHRGRERVDAVRGAVDTKVDQARTAVEDGRAAAAQAQSELRRRVAEAKASYRSGQRGEVPVPSGPRLTPLSPSAGSSGARVTIEGEPAPPALTLSRPAAERATADRPPVDRPEGGSMVVQEVVITRVSTETDAGDLVDGDVAK; encoded by the coding sequence ATGCGCAACGAGCCCACCCTGCCGCAGATCGTCATTGAAGAGCGCGGCGGGGGCGCCGGCACGTTCGTGCTGGGGATGATCGTGGGCGCGGGGATCGCGCTGGTGCTGGCCCCGCGCTCCGGACGTGAGACGCAGCGCGCCCTTCGCGGCGTGGCCGGCGGCCTGCGCGAAACCGCGGCCGGCGGCGTGGACGAGGCGCGCGCATCCGTCAGCGGATGGGTGCACCGCGGCCGCGAGCGCGTGGACGCCGTGCGCGGCGCCGTGGACACCAAGGTGGACCAGGCGCGCACCGCCGTGGAAGACGGCCGCGCCGCCGCCGCCCAGGCCCAGTCGGAACTGCGCCGCCGCGTGGCCGAGGCCAAGGCCAGCTACCGCTCCGGCCAGCGCGGCGAGGTCCCGGTTCCCTCCGGCCCGCGGCTCACTCCGCTGTCCCCTTCCGCCGGTTCGTCGGGCGCACGGGTGACCATCGAAGGAGAGCCCGCCCCGCCGGCGCTCACGCTCAGCCGGCCCGCGGCGGAACGGGCCACGGCCGATCGTCCTCCAGTCGATCGTCCGGAAGGCGGAAGCATGGTGGTGCAGGAGGTGGTGATCACCCGCGTGAGCACGGAGACGGACGCGGGCGACCTGGTGGACGGCGACGTGGCGAAGTGA
- a CDS encoding YihY/virulence factor BrkB family protein, whose translation MSEPAVSPSRVTVLRRAAGAALRRVMGGWFDFIRRVYQKAGEDDIFFLSGAIAFNVLVAAVPFLLMLIGVFGYVLQRAVDDPQQAAVEYVVSILPPSQKVVTLTRALVTEVVAGRTRFGIVGLVLFMWSSTRLVGTLRSVLKHIFDLPEERGIVDGKIFDIQMVLVAGTLFLLNTGTTVLVEAAQNYGVQTLGLSGRAEVVAMQRALARILAFGFILLMFVLMYRFLPKRKTPWRIAIVAAVFTSVVWEALKGTFAWYVANVGDWQSTYGTLASLIILVFWIYYSAVVFVLGGEVAQVYDLMRIRRRQRELLE comes from the coding sequence ATGAGCGAACCGGCCGTTTCCCCGTCGCGGGTGACGGTGCTGCGGAGGGCCGCCGGCGCGGCCCTTCGGCGCGTTATGGGCGGATGGTTCGATTTCATCCGCCGGGTGTACCAGAAGGCGGGCGAAGACGACATCTTCTTTCTGTCCGGCGCCATCGCCTTCAATGTGCTGGTGGCGGCGGTTCCGTTTCTGCTGATGCTGATCGGCGTGTTCGGCTACGTGCTGCAGCGCGCCGTGGACGACCCGCAGCAGGCGGCGGTGGAATACGTGGTGAGCATTCTTCCACCCTCGCAGAAGGTGGTGACGCTCACCCGCGCGCTGGTGACCGAGGTGGTGGCCGGGCGCACGCGCTTCGGCATCGTCGGTCTGGTGCTGTTCATGTGGTCGTCCACGCGGCTGGTGGGCACGCTGCGGTCGGTGCTCAAGCACATCTTTGACCTGCCGGAAGAGCGCGGCATCGTCGATGGCAAGATCTTCGACATCCAGATGGTGCTGGTGGCGGGAACGCTGTTTCTGCTCAACACCGGCACCACCGTTCTGGTGGAGGCCGCGCAGAACTACGGCGTGCAGACGCTGGGGCTGTCCGGCCGGGCGGAGGTGGTGGCGATGCAGCGGGCGCTGGCGCGGATACTGGCGTTCGGCTTCATCCTGCTGATGTTCGTGCTGATGTACCGCTTTCTGCCCAAACGAAAGACGCCGTGGCGCATCGCCATCGTGGCCGCCGTCTTCACGTCCGTGGTGTGGGAAGCGCTCAAGGGGACTTTTGCGTGGTACGTGGCCAACGTGGGCGACTGGCAGTCCACGTACGGCACGCTGGCCTCGCTGATCATCCTGGTGTTCTGGATCTATTACTCGGCCGTGGTGTTCGTGCTGGGCGGCGAGGTGGCGCAGGTGTACGACCTGATGCGCATCCGCCGACGTCAACGGGAGTTGCTGGAATGA
- a CDS encoding L,D-transpeptidase, with translation MMKYESAGVRKYESGFFAALIVVLMAVFGAADGSAQTLPGSPLALAHGVAREGAARYRDPPVGAERYIVIALEEHRLYMMEEERVLWSTVVGTGTGTRLEGAGQKWEFSTPRGMFRVQRKEKNPRWYVPDWAYIERGTPIPAPGSEARWEEGMLGTTALFLGEGIALHGTDKPELLGQDVSHGCIRMTNEAARQLYHEVEVGTPVFIY, from the coding sequence ATGATGAAGTACGAAAGTGCGGGAGTGCGGAAGTACGAAAGTGGGTTCTTCGCGGCGCTGATAGTCGTGCTGATGGCGGTCTTCGGTGCTGCGGATGGCTCGGCGCAGACGCTGCCGGGGTCGCCGCTGGCGCTGGCGCACGGCGTGGCGCGTGAGGGCGCGGCACGGTACCGCGATCCGCCCGTCGGTGCCGAGCGCTACATCGTCATCGCGCTGGAAGAGCACCGGCTGTACATGATGGAGGAAGAGCGCGTTCTGTGGTCCACCGTCGTGGGCACGGGCACGGGCACGCGGCTGGAAGGCGCCGGGCAGAAGTGGGAGTTCAGCACGCCGCGCGGCATGTTCCGCGTGCAGCGCAAGGAAAAGAACCCGCGCTGGTACGTGCCGGACTGGGCCTACATCGAGCGCGGCACGCCCATCCCCGCCCCCGGTTCAGAAGCGCGGTGGGAAGAAGGGATGCTGGGAACCACGGCGCTCTTTCTGGGCGAGGGCATCGCGCTCCACGGCACCGACAAGCCCGAACTGCTGGGCCAGGACGTGTCGCACGGATGCATCCGTATGACCAACGAAGCCGCCCGCCAGCTGTATCACGAGGTGGAAGTCGGCACGCCCGTTTTCATCTACTGA
- the smpB gene encoding SsrA-binding protein SmpB, which yields MADQKADAGNKIIVSNRRARYEYHILDTWETGIVLLGTEVKALRQARANLQDCFARLDRGELWLYNLHISPYEQGNRFNHDPLRPRKLLMHRNQLRKLVGQVEQKGLTLVPLDLHFSGGIAKVNLALVKGKQLHDKRETLKERADARDMERAYKDNR from the coding sequence ATGGCAGACCAGAAGGCTGACGCGGGAAACAAGATCATCGTCAGTAACCGCAGGGCACGGTACGAGTACCACATCCTTGATACGTGGGAGACGGGAATCGTGCTGCTGGGGACGGAAGTAAAGGCGCTGCGTCAGGCGCGCGCCAACCTGCAGGACTGCTTCGCCCGGCTGGACCGCGGCGAGCTGTGGCTGTATAACCTGCACATTTCCCCGTACGAGCAGGGCAACCGCTTCAACCACGACCCGCTGCGCCCCCGCAAGCTGCTGATGCACCGCAATCAGCTTCGCAAGCTGGTGGGACAGGTGGAGCAGAAGGGGCTTACGCTCGTTCCGCTGGACCTGCACTTCAGCGGCGGCATCGCCAAGGTGAACCTGGCGCTGGTGAAGGGAAAGCAGCTGCACGACAAGCGCGAAACGCTCAAGGAACGCGCGGATGCGCGCGACATGGAGCGCGCCTACAAGGACAACCGCTAG
- a CDS encoding N-acetylmuramoyl-L-alanine amidase, protein MRVLATLLFLFAIAAPSTTALPAQPAPASWRLASGTDAVSVTEATDRGYAAIPVSSLVNVGAQVAYEGGEVIVRMGGRQFALRVDSPGVRVDGQPRMLASPTYSQGGVIYVPTAFLAILGEMAGGAVSVDANARTLRVDPAALASAATRAPVTASVPNAPAAPNAPPRRRLIVVDAGHGGVDPGAQGPSGTREKHINLRISRRVAEILSADPTYEVRMTRDRDTLIALRDRGRMANAWRDEGQQALFMSIHCNANPSRAEAGYETYFLAEARTADAQRVQAMEDAAERYEERPNGHTPLDFIMSDLRQNQHLRESSDWAQMIQNRLREVHPGRSRGVKQAGFAVLVGAFMPAVLVEIGFISNRTEEAMLNDPEQQERIAQQLAQGVRDFFAASERRQSAGD, encoded by the coding sequence ATGCGAGTTCTGGCGACTCTCCTCTTTCTGTTCGCCATCGCCGCGCCGTCGACGACGGCGCTTCCCGCGCAGCCCGCGCCCGCTTCGTGGCGGCTGGCGAGTGGCACGGACGCCGTTTCCGTCACGGAAGCCACGGACCGCGGCTACGCCGCCATTCCCGTCTCCTCGCTCGTCAACGTGGGCGCGCAGGTGGCGTACGAGGGCGGCGAGGTGATCGTGCGAATGGGCGGGCGACAGTTCGCGCTGCGCGTGGACTCGCCCGGCGTGCGGGTGGATGGGCAGCCGCGCATGCTGGCGTCGCCCACGTACTCGCAGGGTGGCGTGATCTACGTTCCCACCGCATTCCTGGCGATCCTTGGAGAGATGGCGGGCGGGGCGGTTTCGGTCGATGCGAACGCGCGTACGCTGCGGGTGGATCCCGCCGCGCTGGCCTCGGCCGCCACGCGCGCGCCGGTGACGGCTTCCGTGCCGAATGCGCCCGCCGCGCCGAACGCTCCGCCGCGTCGCCGGCTGATCGTGGTCGATGCGGGACACGGCGGAGTGGACCCGGGCGCGCAGGGGCCGTCGGGCACGCGCGAGAAGCACATCAACCTGCGCATCTCGCGGCGCGTGGCGGAGATTCTGTCCGCCGATCCGACGTACGAGGTGCGGATGACGCGTGACCGCGACACGCTCATCGCCCTGCGCGACCGCGGGCGCATGGCAAACGCGTGGCGCGACGAGGGGCAGCAGGCGCTGTTCATGTCCATCCACTGCAACGCGAATCCCAGCCGCGCCGAGGCGGGGTACGAGACGTACTTTCTGGCCGAGGCGCGCACGGCGGACGCCCAGCGCGTGCAGGCGATGGAAGACGCGGCGGAGCGGTACGAGGAGCGTCCGAACGGCCACACGCCGCTGGACTTCATCATGAGCGATCTGCGGCAGAACCAGCACCTGCGCGAAAGCAGCGACTGGGCGCAGATGATTCAGAACCGGCTGCGCGAGGTGCATCCCGGTCGCAGCCGTGGCGTAAAGCAGGCGGGATTCGCCGTGCTCGTCGGCGCGTTCATGCCGGCGGTGCTGGTGGAGATCGGCTTCATCAGCAACCGCACCGAAGAGGCGATGCTGAACGATCCCGAGCAGCAGGAGCGCATCGCCCAGCAGCTTGCCCAAGGCGTCCGCGACTTCTTTGCCGCCAGCGAGCGACGGCAGAGCGCCGGCGACTGA
- the pyrF gene encoding orotidine-5'-phosphate decarboxylase gives MRPTAIIALDVPSRAEAERLLDRIGPSADYVKVGLQLFTAEGPDVVRAMTARGCRVFLDLKLHDIPATVAHAVTSAAGLGADLLTIHTSGGAAMMRAAAKARDAAGPSAPRLLGVTLLTSLTEREAAEAWGRDSVDAGAEVARLARLAEECGLDGVVSSVHEVTTVRGATSDGFRVLTPGIRLAGDVAGDQARVATPAEAARLGSDYIILGRSITAAADPAAAMARALAELNSLPVTA, from the coding sequence ATGCGCCCCACCGCGATCATCGCCCTGGACGTCCCCTCGCGCGCCGAAGCGGAGCGCCTGCTGGACCGCATCGGCCCGTCCGCGGACTACGTAAAGGTTGGTCTGCAGCTGTTCACGGCGGAGGGGCCGGACGTGGTGCGGGCCATGACGGCGCGTGGATGCCGGGTGTTTCTGGACCTGAAGCTGCACGACATTCCCGCCACCGTCGCCCACGCGGTGACCAGCGCGGCCGGGCTCGGCGCCGACCTGCTGACGATCCACACCTCCGGCGGCGCGGCGATGATGCGTGCGGCGGCAAAGGCGAGGGATGCAGCGGGCCCGTCCGCGCCGCGGCTGCTGGGCGTGACGCTGCTGACCTCGCTGACGGAGCGCGAGGCGGCGGAAGCGTGGGGGCGCGACTCGGTGGACGCGGGCGCGGAAGTGGCCCGCCTCGCGCGGCTGGCGGAAGAATGTGGCCTGGACGGAGTGGTATCGTCCGTACACGAGGTCACGACGGTGCGCGGTGCCACGAGTGACGGCTTCCGCGTGCTGACGCCCGGAATCCGCCTCGCCGGCGACGTCGCGGGAGACCAGGCCCGCGTGGCGACGCCTGCGGAGGCCGCGCGGCTGGGATCGGACTACATCATCCTCGGCCGATCCATCACGGCCGCGGCGGACCCGGCGGCGGCGATGGCCCGCGCGCTCGCGGAACTGAATTCACTACCGGTGACGGCATAG